TTCCCCTGGGGAAATATTGGGGGCGATCGCCCGTTGATTTGACCTTTGATAGGTGCCTGCCGGGCAGCAACGTCTAACCAACGACGATTAACGCTGGGGGCAAGAACGCCTAGCTTGTAGGCAGATAGCCATGGTCAATTGGGTTAGGGCATTCAGCAACCCCAGGAACGTTCAACGTTTGGACGTTTTTAGGGAAGTTGTCCCAACCAGACTGGCTACAGCTATGAGGTTTGCTCTGGCATGGTGAACTGCTGCTTTGGCAGGGTTTGGCTGCCGTGGACGAACCCAGTGCAGTTTATATTTCAGGATTAAAGCCCATGAAGACTAACGTTGTATCGAAATCGATTGGAGCCGGGGCGCTAGCTTTGGGCCTGGCTATTTTACCCTCGGCACTGCCCGCCTCGGCTCAGGCCAGCCCTGACCCGGTAACGCCCACCACCCCTAGCCCGGCAAATCCGACTAGCCCTCAGCCCACCACTCCCGGCACGACGGCCCCTGACCCGGTGGCCCCCACGACAACCACCACTCCCGGTGCGACAGCCCCTGACCCGGTGGCCCCCACGACGACCACCACTCCCGGCGCGACGAC
The Nodosilinea sp. PGN35 DNA segment above includes these coding regions:
- a CDS encoding WGxxGxxG family protein, giving the protein MKTNVVSKSIGAGALALGLAILPSALPASAQASPDPVTPTTPSPANPTSPQPTTPGTTAPDPVAPTTTTTPGATAPDPVAPTTTTTPGATTPDPVAPTTTTTTTADTDDSGDWGWLGLLGLLGLAGLAGRSSRSTTGYRTGDRVVTPSTSDPRL